One Myotis daubentonii chromosome 3, mMyoDau2.1, whole genome shotgun sequence genomic window carries:
- the IGSF10 gene encoding immunoglobulin superfamily member 10 isoform X2: MKVKGGGIACLLVSFSVICLVATPGGSACPRRCACYVPTEVHCTFRYLTAIPDSIPPNVERINLGYNSLVKLTEIDFSGLNKLELLMLHSNGIHTIPAKTFSDLQALQVLKMSYNKVRKLQKDTFYGLRSLTRLHMDHNNIEFINPEVFYGLTFLRLVHLEGNRLTKLHPDTFVSLRYLQIFKTSFIKYLYLSDNFLSSLPQDMASYMPDLESLYLHGNPWTCDCHLKWLSDWIQEKPDTIKCKKDRSLSSSQQCPLCTNPRTSKGKLLATVPAAAFLCVKPTIDPSLKLKSWTIVEDSSSVSISPQKFMAPFGSLILNMTDQSGNEANMACSIQKPSRTSSIAFTEDNDYITLNTSFSTFLVCNIDYSHIRPVWQILALYSDSPLILERSHLVTKTPQLYYQYKQMAPKPEDIFTNIEAGLRADPPWLMQEQISLQLNRTATTLNTLQIQFSSDAQVTLPRSEMGPVSHKWTMILRDSNTKLERTVVAGGTIDLDCPGQGDPAPHLEWLLADGSKVRAPYVSEDGRILIDKTGKLELQMADSFDTGTYNCISTNYADADILTYRITVVEPYTEPFHENGAHHTVFIGETLDLPCHSTGVPDASISWVLPGNTVLSQSSREKQILNGTLRILQVTQKDQGHYRCVAANPSGVDFLINQVSVKIKGPSPVENNIEMDGSGFDEPDPTVHVKDPPAAQLLTSVPMGGEAGKQVLSSSTSKKHNRDLRPRQRGDSTNRRFREQRRQFPPSAQRIDPRHWAEFLEKAKKKTMPQNQENSTARPPSQVTQLLKIPGEEGDSSGMLPPDEELMVLTTKVSSVLERTVPDGSRKISDSPVPTVITGTEVSPVVSPQLPPPEKQIDFKLSTTVEATAISRNINPTTSSKMQDTNNQHVSAVFPLLPETTRFQDADDTGRREHLQSAPPITVGTKIKDVNTKILSNSNSKTSIVLRSENATNGHQPSVTGRSEPRSRYFSSHVTQKLSTSRLPSSSYSAAHSQIQTPRNNATNNALSRRFGRRRKIWGRGRIIRPYRTPVLPWQRRGFVRPPSRGSSEERTTELGSVCPSCAPIEKFTIPTSEGATLSSPTSSPVTLPKADRVTAAEPTTLVYNLSPSLLPDSKANVVTEKTPPTVKDFGAESTQVFPPGAVMTHAPTSVTMEKTHGTNVGCPSVSNISEAKRDSMITSPLPGPATEPSMPMTRALTRLSRKKFPWRQIFVNNHIQTGSLKSQHTFGSQESTATVLSQASPALPTDNISPFHFTAHSANVMQIPYVTLATALHSATPTPHSRSLPAVGELPFPPVSPTLRSSSSKEPHTNFISVQIASLTSPLTAPASITINKTQVTRPSTGEVHSKKEHPSRKDPSSSASLSSGFTIPPAVTLPAPTTAETAAEPSVSAFTSPRLENTKRMAGTIDLYSRTLNRTDVIKEPSQETTQTLKSTAASESTSPSTLHQRPTARATPIGHPAVPPFLRSSATPMPVSSSPPSSNPSAVTNNVVTPLFWRKTNTMFQRPEPSSRNANPQQLAAEVTTSPKAHPNAKFTFGTTYFIYSSLVPFTPMPAQITFKPKNSKLTPSLRSENHFWNKSYLEIAPKGKMPEVSMLPTPGLPEDNTHAPNWDIQKTVKSGSDKTPTQKITTPEILPFEPLSRNIFKRPRIVGGKAASFTVPADSDAFLPCEAVGNPLPTIHWTRVSLGLDLSTRKQNSRFQVLPNGTLSIQRVDTQDRGQYLCSASNPFGKDHLQVTLSVVSYPPRILERHTKEITVHSGSTAELQCRAEGRPMPKISWILPNQTVVSESSKGNWQALVTSDGTLVIHNLSIYDRGFYKCMASNSAGQDSLLVKMQVITAPPVILEQRRQVIAGTWGASLKLPCTAKGTPQPSVHWVLSDGTEVKPLQLIDSNLFLFSNGTLYIRNVASSDGGTYECIATSSTGSDRRVVILTTEEPETMPRIESTSQTWNEVNFGDKLLLNCSAIGKPKPKILWRLPSKAVVDQWHRMGSRIHVYPNGSLFIGSITEKDGGDYLCVARNKIGDDLILMHVSLKLRPAKIDHKQHFKMHVFHGKDFQIDCKASGSPVPQISWSLPDGTVINNAMQADDSRWRTRRYTLFDNGTLYFNRVGVAEEGDYTCYAQNPVGKDEMKVHLTVITAAPRIKQGFKAKPRVRAGDTATFDCEAVGEPKPKVFWLLPSSDMILFSKNRYTFHANGSLSINNVKLLDSGEYVCVAQNPSGEDTKMYKLEVVSRPPLINGLYTNKTVIKATAVRHSKKHLDCRAEGTPSPQVMWIMPDNIFLTAPYHGSRITVHKNGTLEIRNVRHSDSAEFTCVAQNEGGESVLVVQLEVLEMLRRPTFRNPSNEKIVAQVGKPTALNCSADGNPLPEIIWILPNGTRFSRGPHSPQHLTASSGSLVIYKTTRDDAGKYRCGARNKVGYIEKLIVLEIGQKPVILTNALGTVYGISGDSLSLHCVSDGSPKPDIKWTVPSGHIIDRPQISAKYILHENGTLVIKEATAYDRGNYICKAQNSVGHALVTVPVLVVAYPPRITNRPPRSILTRTGAAVELHCVALGVPKPEITWEMPDHSLLSMANRGRTHGTELFHPQGTLVIQNPQSSDSGIYKCTAKNALGSDSATTYMQVI; encoded by the exons ATACCATAAAATGCAAAAAAGACAGAAGTCTCTCCAGTTCTCAGCAATGTCCACTCTGCACGAACCCCAGGACCTCTAAAGGCAAGCTCTTAGCTACAGTCCCAGCTGCAGCTTTCCTGTGTGTCAAGCCAACCATTGATCCATCTCTGAAACTGAAGAGCTGGACTATTGTGGAAGACAGCAGTTCTGTGTCCATCTCTCCCCAAAAGTTCATGGCACCCTTCGGCTCCCTCATTTTGAATATGACAGACCAGTCTGGGAATGAAGCTAACATGGCCTGTAGTATCCAAAAGCCATCAAGGACATCATCTATTGCATTCACTGAAGACAATGACTACATCACGCTAAATACATCGTTTTCTACATTTCTGGTGTGTAACATAGACTATAGTCACATTCGGCCGGTGTGGCAAATTCTGGCTTTGTACAGTGACTCTCCTCTGATACTAGAAAGGAGCCACTTGGTCACTAAAACACCACAACTCTACTACCAATATAAACAGATGGCTCCTAAGCCTGAAGACATCTTTACCAACATAGAGGCTGGTCTCAGAGCAGATCCTCCTTGGTTAATGCAAGAACAAATTTCCTTGCAGCTAAACAGAACTGCCACCACACTCAATACATTGCAGATCCAGTTCTCCAGTGATGCTCAGGTCACTTTACCACGGTCAGAGATGGGGCCAGTAAGTCACAAATGGACCATGATTCTCAGGGATAGCAATACTAAGCTGGAACGCACTGTTGTGGCTGGCGGGACCATTGACTTAGACTGCCCAGGCCAAGGAGACCCCGCCCCACATTTGGAGTGGCTTCTGGCTGATGGGAGTAAAGTGAGAGCCCCATATGTTAGTGAGGATGGAAGAATCCTAATAGACAAAACTGGAAAACTGGAACTCCAGATGGCTGATAGTTTTGACACAGGCACTTACAACTGCATAAGCACCAATTACGCTGATGCGGATATTCTTACTTATAGGATTACTGTGGTAGAGCCCTACACAGAACCCTTTCATGAAAACGGAGCTCATCATACCGTTTTCATTGGTGAAACACTTGACCTTCCATGCCATTCCACTGGTGTCCCAGATGCCTCTATTAGCTGGGTTCTCCCAGGAAACACTGTGCTCTCTCAGTCCTCAAGAGAGAAACAAATTCTCAATGGCACACTACGAATATTACAGGTCACCCAAAAAGACCAGGGTCATTATCGTTGTGTTGCAGCCAACCCATCAGGGGTTGATTTTTTGATTAATCAAGTTTCAGTCAAAATAAAAGGGCCAAGCCCAGTGGAGAATAACATAGAAATGGATGGATCTGGATTTGATGAGCCTGATCCCACTGTGCACGTGAAGGACCCACCAGCTGCACAGCTCCTGACATCTGTTCCAATGGGAGGTGAGGCTGGAAAGCAAGTCTTGAGCTCAAGTACAAGTAAGAAGCACAATCGGGATTTAAGACCTCGGCAGCGTGGAGACTCAACAAACCGACGTTTCAGGGAGCAGAGGAGGCAGTTCCCACCCTCTGCTCAGAGAATTGACCCACGACACTGGGCAGAATTTCTGGAGAAAGCTAAAAAGAAGACAATGCCACAGAATCAAGAAAATTCCACAGCGAGGCCACCTTCACAGGTCACCCAACTCCTAAAAATTCCTGGTGAGGAAGGAGACTCTTCGGGCATGCTTCCTCCAGATGAGGAATTGATGGTCCTCACAACTAAAGTGTCCAGTGTTCTGGAAAGGACAGTGCCTGATGGTTCCAGAAAAATATCTGATAGCCCTGTGCCAACTGTAATTACTGGTACTGAAGTTTCCCCAGTTGTCAGTCCACAGTTGCCACCACCTGAAAAACAAATAGATTTTAAACTATCTACTACTGTTGAAGCTACAGCCATATCAAGGAACATAAACCCAACCACATCAAGCAAAATGCAAGACACAAACAACCAACATGTATCCGCTGTCTTTCCTCTACTACCTGAGACAACTCGATTTCAGGATGCTGATGACACGGGGAGAAGAGAGCATTTGCAAAGTGCACCCCCAATAACAGTGGGGACGAAGATCAAAGATGTCAATACCAAAATACTTAGTAATTCTAATAGCAAAACTAGTATAGTCTTAAGATCGGAAAATGCCACAAATGGTCACCAGCCATCTGTAACAGGAAGAAGTGAACCCAGAAGCAGGTACTTCAGTTCTCACGTGACTCAAAAGCTTAGCACCTCAAGGCTCCCTTCAAGCTCATACAGTGCTGCTCACTCTCAGATACAGACCCCTAGGAATAATGCAACTAATAATGCACTGTCCAGACGCTTTGGCAGACGGAGGAAAATCTGGGGAAGAGGGCGAATTATCCGTCCATACAGAACTCCAGTCCTCCCATGGCAGAGACGTGGCTTTGTGAGGCCACCATCCAGGGGGTCTTCTGAAGAAAGAACCACAGAGCTCGGCTCCGTGTGCCCGTCCTGTGCTCCCATAGAGAAGTTCACCATTCCCACCTCTGAGGGAGCAACCTTGTCTTCTCCAACTTCTTCTCCCGTCACCCTCCCCAAAGCTGACAGGGTCACAGCAGCAGAGCCTACAACCCTAGTCTACAACCTTAGCCCATCATTGCTACCTGATAGCAAAGCAAATGTAGTTACTGAGAAAACACCACCCACGGTAAAAGATTTCGGTGCTGAAAGTACCCAAGTGTTTCCACCTGGTGCAGTCATGACTCATGCCCCAACATCCGTAACTATGGAGAAAACTCATGGAACAAATGTTGGTTGCCCAAGTGTGTCTAACATCAGTGAAGCTAAACGAGATTCAATGATTACATCACCACTTCCAGGTCCTGCCACTGAACCATCTATGCCTATGACTAGAGCCCTGACAAGACTTTCAAGAAAGAAATTTCCCTGGCGTCAGATCTTTGTAAATAACCATATCCAAACAGGGAGCTTAAAGAGTCAGCATACATTTGGTTCACAAGAAAGCACAGCCACAGTGCTTTCTCAAGCATCTCCTGCTTTACCCACAGATAACATTTCCCCCTTTCACTTCACAGCACACTCAGCAAATGTGATGCAAATTCCATATGTAACACTGGCTACTGCTCTGCACAgtgccacccccacaccccattcTAGAAGTCTTCCCGCAGTAGGAGAGCTGCCCTTCCCACCCGTTTCCCCAACACTTCGTAGTAGCTCAAGCAAGGAACCCCATACAAATTTCATATCAGTGCAAATAGCCTCGCTGACAAGTCCTCTTACTGCCCCTGCTTCTATCACTATTAATAAAACCCAAGTAACCAGACCCAGCACAGGAGAAGTACACAGCAAAAAGGAGCATCCAAGCAGGAAGGACCCAAGCAGCTCTGCCAGCCTGAGTTCTGGCTTCACTATACCCCCTGCTGTGACGCTCCCTGCTCCAACCACAGCAGAAACTGCAGCTGAGCCCAGTGTCTCTGCTTTCACTAGTCCCCGCCTAGAAAACACCAAGAGAATGGCAGGCACAATTGATCTTTATTCAAGAACACTTAATAGGACAGATGTAATTAAAGAACCATCCCAAGAGACTACTCAGACTTTGAAGAGCACAGCTGCTTCTGAAAGCACTTCGCCCAGCACACTGCACCAGAGGCCCACAGCCAGGGCCACACCCATTGGACACCCGGCTGTGCCACCGTTCCTAAGGAGCAGTGCCACCCCAATGCcagtctcctcctcccctccctcgaGTAACCCGAGCGCAGTTACCAACAATGTGGTAACTCCCCTTTTCTGGAGGAAGACAAATACAATGTTCCAGCGGCCTGAACCTTCAAGTCGCAACGCTAATCCACAGCAATTAGCAGCAGAGGTTACAACATCTCCCAAGGCTCATCCAAATGCCAAGTTCACATTTGGAACCACCTACTTTATCTACTCTAGTCTAGTACCTTTTACTCCTATGCCAGCACAAATAACATTTAAACCAAAGAATTCTAAATTGACTCCTTCTCTCAGGTCAGAAAACCACTTTTGGAATAAGTCCTACCTGGAAATTGCCCCAAAAGGCAAAATGCCAGAGGTGAGCATGTTGCCTACTCCAGGCTTGCCAGAGGACAACACTCATGCTCCAAACTGGGATATACAGAAGACTGTGAAGAGTGGCTCTGATAAGACACCGACTCAAAAAATAACAACTCCTGAAATTCTTCCCTTTGAGCCTTTGTCTAGGAATATATTCAAAAGGCCCAGAATAGTTGGAGGAAAGGCAGCGAGTTTTACTGTCCCGGCCGACTCAGATGCCTTTCTTCCTTGTGAGGCTGTGGGAAACCCGCTGCCTACCATCCACTGGACCAGAGTCTCATTAG gGCTTGATTTGTCTACAAGGAAACAGAATAGCAGGTTCCAGGTGCTCCCCAATGGCACCCTGTCCATACAGAGGGTGGACACTCAGGACCGTGGACAGTACCTGTGCTCAGCATCCAATCCATTTGGCAAAGACCACCTTCAGGTCACCTTGTCTGTGGTTTCCTATCCCCCCAGGATCCTGGAGAGACATACCAAAGAGATCACAGTCCATTCTGGAAGCACTGCAGAACTGCAGTGCAGAGCTGAAGGTAGGCCAATGCCTAAGATTTCCTGGATTCTCCCAAACCAAACAGTAGTGTCAGAATCATCCAAAGGGAATTGGCAGGCCCTGGTGACATCTGACGGAACGTTGGTCATCCACAACCTCAGCATTTATGACCGGGGCTTTTACAAATGCATGGCCAGCAACTCTGCTGGCCAGGATTCACTGCTGGTTAAAATGCAAGTCATCACCGCCCCGCCTGTCATTCTAGAGCAAAGGAGGCAGGTCATTGCAGGGACGTGGGGTGCAAGTTTGAAACTGCCCTGTACTGCAAAAGGAACTCCTCAGCCCAGTGTTCACTGGGTTCTCTCTGATGGCACTGAAGTGAAACCACTACAGCTTATTGATTCCAACTTGTTCTTATTTTCCAATGGGACGCTGTATATAAGAAACGTAGCCTCTTCAGACGGGGGCACTTATGAATGCATTGCGACCAGCTCCACTGGCTCTGACAGAAGGGTGGTAATTCTCACAACGGAGGAGCCGGAGACCATGCCCAGGATAGAATCTACATCCCAGACATGGAATGAGGTGAATTTTGGGGACAAATTACTACTGAACTGCTCAGCCATCGGCAAACCCAAACCCAAAATACTCTGGAGGCTGCCATCCAAGGCTGTTGTGGACCAGTGGCACAG AATGGGCAGTCGAATCCACGTCTACCCAAATGGGTCCCTGTTTATTGGATCAATAACAGAAAAAGATGGTGGTGACTACTTGTGTGTGGCAAGAAACAAAATAGGGGATGATCTGATACTGATGCATGTTAGCCTAAAGCTGAGACCTGCCAAAATTGATCAcaagcaacattttaaaatgcatgtgtTTCATGGGAAAGACTTCCAAATTGATTGCAAGGCTTCTGGCTCACCAGTGCCCCAGATATCTTGGAGTTTGCCCGATGGAACGGTGATAAATAATGCAATGCAAGCTGATGACAGCAGGTGGCGTACCAGGAGGTATACTCTTTTCGACAATGGAACCTTGTACTTCAACAGGGTTGGGGTAGCAGAGGAAGGGGATTATACTTGCTATGCCCAGAACCCTGTAGGGAAGGATGAGATGAAGGTCCACCTAACGGTCATAACTGCTGCCCCACGGATCAAGCAGGGTTTCAAGGCCAAACCCCGAGTCAGGGCTGGAGACACAGCCACCTTTGACTGTGAGGCTGTTGGGGAACCCAAACCAAAAGTATTTTGGCTGCTGCCTTCCAGTGATATGATTTTATTCTCAAAAAATAGGTACACATTTCATGCCAATGGGTCTTTGTCCATCAACAATGTCAAACTGCTCGATTCtggagagtatgtgtgtgtggccCAGAATCCCAGTGGGGAAGACACCAAAATGTATAAGCTGGAAGTTGTCTCCAGGCCCCCGTTAATCAATGGTCTGTATACCAACAAAACTGTCATCAAAGCCACCGCCGTGAGGCATTCCAAAAAGCACTTGGATTGCAGAGCTGAAGGGACACCATCTCCCCAAGTTATGTGGATCATGCCAGACAACATTTTCCTCACCGCCCCATACCATGGAAGCAGAATCACGGTCCATAAAAATGGAACCTTGGAGATTAGGAATGTGAGGCATTCAGATTCAGCCGAGTTTACCTGCGTGGCTCAGAATGAAGGAGGAGAGAGTGTGCTGGTAGTACAGCTGGAAGTACTGGAAATGCTGAGAAGACCAACATTCAGAAATCCATCTAATGAAAAAATAGTTGCCCAGGTTGGGAAGCCCACAGCATTGAACTGCTCTGCTGATGGAAACCCACTACCTGAAATAATCTGGATTTTACCGAATGGCACACGGTTTTCCAGGGGACCACACAGCCCTCAGCACCTGACAGCAAGCAGCGGTTCTTTAGTGATTTATAAAACAACTCGGGATGACGCAGGGAAATACCGGTGTGGGGCAAGAAACAAAGTGGGCTATATTGAGAAATTGATTGTATTAGAAATTGGCCAGAAGCCAGTTATTCTTACCAATGCATTGGGAACAGTGTATGGCATCAGTGGGGACTCTCTCTCATTGCACTGTGTGTCAGATGGAAGCCCTAAGCCAGATATCAAGTGGACTGTACCAAGTGGTCATATAATAGACAGACCTCAAATTAGTGCAAAATACATATTGCATGAAAATGGCACTTTAGTCATCAAAGAAGCAACAGCTTATGACAGAGGAAACTATATCTGTAAGGCTCAAAACAGTGTAGGCCATGCACTGGTTACTGTTCCAGTATTGGTTGTAGCCTACCCTCCCCGAATTACAAATCGCCCACCCAGGAGCATCCTCACAAGGACAGGGGCAGCTGTTGAGCTtcactgtgtggccctgggcgtCCCCAAGCCGGAAATCACATGGGAGATGCCTGACCACTCCCTGCTGTCAATGGCAAATAGAGGGAGGACACATGGGACTGAGCTTTTCCACCCACAAGGCACCCTAGTCATTCAGAACCCTCAGAGCTCAGACTCCGGGATATACAAGTGCACAGCAAAGAACGCACTTGGTAGTGATTCTGCAACAACTTATATGCAAGTGATCTGa